GATAATGGGGAAGTGATTGCTGTGAAGAAACTTAACAACCCATATCATTCATCCGGGGAGAAACTTGGTAATGGAGAAGCCCAATTTCATAATGAGCTTATGAATCTTATTGGGGTCCAACATCAAAATATTATACGGTTAGTTGGCTACTGCTATGAAATTCAGAATATAGTTACTGAGTATGACGGAAAACGTGTACTCGCTTCGGTGGAAGAAAGAGTTCTCTGCTTAGAATACATGCCGTGTGGAAGCCTCAAGGATCACATTTCTGGTATATTTAACGGTGCTCTACCTCATTAGGCTACATTGTTTCATATTTATTATCAATATGCACTCTGTCTACTTCTACAGATGAATCATGCGGACTTCAATGGCATGAACGTTACACCATAATTAAAGGAATTTGTGAAGGTTTAAAGTACCTTCATACTGGATCTGGAAATCCAATTTACCATCTGGACTTGAAACCCGAAAATATATTGCTCGACATGAACAAGATACCAAAAATTGGAGATTTTGGTATATCAAGACTCCCTGCAGGTTCAATGCAAACCTTTGTCACACAAAAAATTTCAGGAACACTGTAAGTTCACACATAACTTACCTCATGAGAAATGTTGTTGGCCTCATCTAGAAATGTAGTACCCAATGAAAAAGATTTGTGCACCTCTAATTTTCTGAATAGTTTTGGTAGAGAGAAGGCTTACCTTTTCAATATTTCATGACTGTTACTCATGAAAACAATGTCACCCGAGTCATTTTTTCATATGGTTCCATATGATGAATTTTCGTATTAGTTGTGTTTTTATTATATTTTTGAACGAAAAGAGATATAGTGCAGTATCACATTTTGACCATAAAGACAAAAGAGACTGAGAAAACCTACCACAGGTCATGGCTAATTAGTATAGGTGGCTGTATCTTCGTTTGCCAGCGATTGGTCCTTGGTTGGTCATCCTATCTTTCTCAGCAAAATAGATTATGTAGATTTTTTGTTCAGTGGTAGGAAACAAATGCAGCCTTTGGATGGCGAGGAGCATGTAGtgattttttcaatcttaaacctcTTTCATTCCCTTCTTAAAAGCGTTGTGTGAATATGTGTGTGTAGTGTGAGTTGTGTACCTGTGTGTATTATACTCGGTGTTCCTAAAAATGTTTAACTAGCCTATTATACTTCTGTACTGGTGGAGTAATCCATTTCCAATAAATAATTGTGTTTGATATCATGCAAGCAGTGGATACATGCCACCAGAATACCTCTTTAAGAAGCAAATCTCACCGAAGTTTGACATATTCAGCTTGGGTGTTATAATGATACACTTAATAGCTGCGCAAGAGGGAAACCAGGATTGTCCATATATGCCTTCTGAGAAATTCATTGAGCGTGTAAGTGAAAATGTTCTATAATGAAGAGCAAGATCCTTTTTTAATTTTAGAGAATATCATGCTGTGTGTTACATCTGTGAGTGGATGCCACATTTTGGCATCGTGTTCCAACTTTGCAGGTACATAGAAACTGGAAAAAACGGGTGCAGGCAACAGAATCATCACATATATTAGAGCAAGTTAGGACATGCACCGAAATAGCGTTAAGGTGTGTGGAGTTCCAGCGAGAGAAAAGGCCTAATATAACTGAGATTGTTGATGAACTGAATAAGATTGATGTTGACAAATGTTCGGATAAGGTATTCTATAAATTGCCACACTGCTTGCTTACTGCTCCATTGCAAGTTCTCACCTGCAACAACATGACCCTTTTTTTGTGCCTTTGCTCGTTGAAGAACATGGAAGAAGAGGAGCACACAACTCTGGAAAATAAACCTGAGATCGAaatggaaaagaaagagaggtcAGAACATTCGGAGGAAAAGATGAACGGGCTAGTCGATAGCAGGTACTGACTTTCGTCTTCCTCAAATGACAATGATGGCAATATGGGACATGTTCGTCCTCTCTCCTGACCAAATCCGGCCATATCTTCAATCTTAACAGATACGCGAGAGCCATGAGCTCCCTGTCCGAGTTCCCCAAGCTGCTGCTTCAGTTCCTCGGCAATGATTACAACATCCATGCAGATGGCAAGGAAGACCTACAGTACCTCTACATGGAGCTAGAGTTCGTCCAAGCTGCCCTCCTGGATGTGGCTGACATGCCACAGGCTCAGGTGCATGATGTGTTTAAGCTCTGGGCCGAAACACTAAGGAGCGTCACATATGAGATGGAAGATATTTTTGATTCCATGGTGTTGCGCTTCCATGGGTTCGGGCAAGGCTTGGATCTTCATGAGATCGGGCAAAGGATCAACAATGTCATTGCAAAGGTCCAAGAAATGAACGACATAAGTCCTAGCTACAATCTCAAAAATTTTGCTGACCGAATTGCCACATCTACCGCTGACCCTCGCTTATCGGCTCTAAACAAAGATCTGAAAGAGATGGTTGGCATTGAAGTTTCAACGGACGAGGTAATAAGGAAGCTGGCACATGCCATCAATGGTGTTTCGAAGCAGCTAAATATAGTCTCCATTGTTGGAATGGCAGGAATGGGCAAGACAACTCTTGCCAGGGCAGTGTACCAAAGGGTTCAAGAGCAATTTGATTGCACTGCTTTTGTTTCTGTATCACTGCATCCCAACATTAAGAAAGTTCTCATGGAAATTCTTTATCAAATTGACAAGGAAAAATATAATGACGCCAATACAGCACAATTTGAAGGAAGGCTGCCCATAGAAGAACTCCGGGTACTACTTGCGAACAAGAGGTACGCACCATGTTTGCCACCCACCGTTATGTTCAAGAGTACACCAGATATTTCTAAGGGAATGTCCATAGCTCAATGACTTAGAAATATATTGTTGTCGGTTAACATTGAAGGCTATCTGATTAAGATATTCTCTGCACTTTTGTAGTTACATGAGTCTCATGTTTAAAATATTACCTAATGTGTGGATAGCATGCACAATCCACCTGGAGACATAACCGGTAGTAGTTCCCATCAAGCAATAGTGGTGTAATATGTCCTCCCTTGCACAGAATAGCATTGGGTAATGAAAGATGAGAAGAGGGTTCGGCCGGGCTTTTCTAGTTGGTCGGAATTGACTACTAACAGACCAGGCCATGACATGTAATTTACAAGCCTGTCGCTGATAGAATGTCACCAATGAAATGCCTAATTTGGCTTCTTAGTGTTTTTTATTGTCATAGAATGTCACCAATGAAATGCCTAATTTGGCTTCTTAGTGTTTTTTATTGTTAAATACTAGATCATTGGATAGATTCATTGCTGATGTGTTTCTCTAGTCGTGAAAAAGTAGAGTGCATGTATACATATCCAAAAATAAGCCAATGGAAAGATTGATCTAAGGCTGTGTACACAATGTGTTGCATTTTCTCCTTGTAGGCTTTTAGATTCCTTATTGACGTGTACCAGTTTTCTTTTACATGGATACTGTAGGTAGATGTACTAATTCATGACTCTTCTGTTGCCATGGTGATATAGGTACTTCATCGTTATAGATGATATATGGGATGTACAATCATGGGAAATAATCAAATCTGTTCTAATAGACATGAGAAATGGAAGTAATGTAGTCACAACAACTCGACTTTTTGAAGTTGCTGAAAAGGCAGGTGACGTTTACAAGCTAAAAGCAATTTCTCATCGGCACTCCAAAGAACTATTCAATACAAGATTATTTGGTGCAAAAGGAAAAGGCCctgagatccctgaagaactttTACAGAAATGTGGTGGTGTGCCATTAGCAATAATTACAATGGCTAGTTTGTTGGCTAATAAACCAAGAGATGATTGGTCGAAGGTGTACAACCAAATTGGTTTTGGCTATGGAGGCAATGAAGATGTGGGCCACATGAGAAAGACACTACTTCTTAGCTACTACAATCTGCCTTCTCATCTCAAGCCTTGCTTATTGCATCTTAACAATTTTCCAGCAGATTATTCAATCAGGAAAGAAACCTTGATTTGGATGTGGGTTGCCGAAGGTTTTGTGCATGGAAAACTAGGAATAGGGTTATTTAAGCTCGGAGAGGGATATTTCAATGAGCTCATCAATAGAAGCTTGATCAtaccggtcgaggactcgtcgcgtTGCATCAATCTGGCACGAAGTCAGGTGCCAGATTGGATAGGGAACCTGACATCCCTAGAAGAACTAAGGCTGGACAACGTTGGCACATCCGTAAACTTCGTGATAGAGCTGGGAAAGCTGAAAGAGCTCAGGGAGCTCGACATTTGGATACAAGAGCTCGACGAGATCTCGAATGAAGCATTGGTGAAGTCCCTCGGTGGTCTAGTTAACATGGAAGTCCTACGAGTGATGAGTAGTTGGCAGGGTGAGGAGGCCAGCTGGGACAACTATGTGCCGCCAATACAACTCCGTGAGTTCCACCTAACTATCGCTTTCCCTGGACTGCCAAAGTGGATTAATGCCTCCTCTGTTCCGAATCTCTCACACCTGTCTATGGATGTGAAGGCTATGAATGAGCAGGATATGGATATCATTGGGTATTTACCAGAGCTCATTGGTCTCGAGCTGCTGCTCCCGCCGGATGTCTTCCTTAGCATCAAGGGCGACGGTTTGTTCCCCAAGTTGAGGTGCTTTGACACGCCCGCACCATTCAGATTCCTACCAGGAGCTATGCCGGCCCTGGAACTCCTTCACTTCAAAGTCGACGTCCGTGCTTTGAAGCGTGTCGGCTTCGCCTTGGACGACTTCGCTACCTTGAAGAATCTACTTCGGCTTCGGAGTGTGGAAGTTGAAATTGACTCTAGGGGTGCCCGTCCAGTGCACGCGACAGGGGTTGAGGAAGCCGTGAAGCGGACAGTAGACAATCATCCCAACAATCCGACCGCTAGTATCAGGAGAACCTGATACATAGGTACTTACTGGCTATGCTCATTTAATAATATGCGCAACCTGATAGATAGGCTTATATCTCAATTAATTCATCTACTCAATCATCATTATTTCTTTCATTCACAGTAAACTGGCTCCTGTGATGGACCCAATTCAGAGCAGACATAAGAAGAGGTACCACTCATTATTATCGTCTCTCGAAGATTAATCGCTATGTACACTATTTTTCTAAGAGAAAGGCTAGTTTTTCATTTTACGAGCTAGCTGTAGTACTTGTGTTTCTCTTTACCTCAGCCAGACATAGCACGCAATACCAACTCACTTCCTGTCAAAAAGTTTATTATCATGTCTGTTTTCTTTTGCAACCATATGCATCATGCTTACATTTCTTATGCccttatcttcttctttttttgataAAAAGGTAGGCCGCGGCCTACATTATATATTAATATGCCCTTATCTTATAGATTCACATCA
Above is a window of Triticum aestivum cultivar Chinese Spring chromosome 6B, IWGSC CS RefSeq v2.1, whole genome shotgun sequence DNA encoding:
- the LOC123135506 gene encoding disease resistance RPP8-like protein 3, with translation MENMGLQHVRVFPLTVLRDITSNFSEERVIGHGASGVVYKGVLDNGEVIAVKKLNNPYHSSGEKLGNGEAQFHNELMNLIGVQHQNIIRLVGYCYEIQNIVTEYDGKRVLASVEERVLCLEYMPCGSLKDHISDESCGLQWHERYTIIKGICEGLKYLHTGSGNPIYHLDLKPENILLDMNKIPKIGDFGISRLPAGSMQTFVTQKISGTLGYMPPEYLFKKQISPKFDIFSLGVIMIHLIAAQEGNQDCPYMPSEKFIERVHRNWKKRVQATESSHILEQVRTCTEIALRCVEFQREKRPNITEIVDELNKIDVDKCSDKNMEEEEHTTLENKPEIEMEKKERSEHSEEKMNGLVDSRYARAMSSLSEFPKLLLQFLGNDYNIHADGKEDLQYLYMELEFVQAALLDVADMPQAQVHDVFKLWAETLRSVTYEMEDIFDSMVLRFHGFGQGLDLHEIGQRINNVIAKVQEMNDISPSYNLKNFADRIATSTADPRLSALNKDLKEMVGIEVSTDEVIRKLAHAINGVSKQLNIVSIVGMAGMGKTTLARAVYQRVQEQFDCTAFVSVSLHPNIKKVLMEILYQIDKEKYNDANTAQFEGRLPIEELRVLLANKRYFIVIDDIWDVQSWEIIKSVLIDMRNGSNVVTTTRLFEVAEKAGDVYKLKAISHRHSKELFNTRLFGAKGKGPEIPEELLQKCGGVPLAIITMASLLANKPRDDWSKVYNQIGFGYGGNEDVGHMRKTLLLSYYNLPSHLKPCLLHLNNFPADYSIRKETLIWMWVAEGFVHGKLGIGLFKLGEGYFNELINRSLIIPVEDSSRCINLARSQVPDWIGNLTSLEELRLDNVGTSVNFVIELGKLKELRELDIWIQELDEISNEALVKSLGGLVNMEVLRVMSSWQGEEASWDNYVPPIQLRYE